From one Gammaproteobacteria bacterium genomic stretch:
- the cyoE gene encoding heme o synthase gives MSQPISAPLPALCGEYLRLCKPRIVAMIVFTAMVGMLMATPAPAPLPVLLFASLGIALAAASSAVVNHIADLHIDAVMERTRGRPLPQGRIGLCQAGVFALSLAAASVVILTAFTNLLTVVLTLLSLVGYGFVYTSYLKRATPQNIVIGGAAGAAPPVLGWCAVTGAVDFHALLLFLIVFAWTPPHFWALAIYRLEDYANARVPMLPVTHGVAFTRLHILLYTVLTAVVSLFPVLTYLSGMFYLAVAVPLGGGFLYLAWRIRREDDKRAPMRLFSYSIYYLLLLFAALLIDHYLPWPVGAAAPLAPAPGDVF, from the coding sequence GTGAGTCAACCGATTTCCGCGCCGCTGCCCGCGCTTTGCGGCGAGTATCTGCGCCTGTGCAAGCCGCGAATCGTGGCGATGATCGTGTTTACCGCAATGGTGGGCATGCTTATGGCGACGCCGGCCCCGGCGCCCCTGCCCGTCCTGCTCTTCGCCTCTTTGGGGATCGCGCTGGCCGCCGCCTCTTCCGCCGTCGTGAACCATATCGCCGATCTGCATATAGACGCCGTCATGGAGCGCACCCGGGGGCGGCCCCTGCCGCAGGGGCGGATCGGCCTGTGCCAGGCGGGCGTCTTCGCCTTGTCGCTGGCTGCCGCCTCTGTGGTGATCCTGACGGCCTTTACCAACCTGCTGACGGTGGTCCTGACGTTGCTTTCCCTGGTCGGGTACGGATTCGTATATACCTCGTATCTGAAGCGGGCGACGCCGCAGAACATCGTGATCGGGGGCGCGGCGGGAGCGGCGCCGCCCGTTCTGGGATGGTGCGCCGTGACCGGCGCCGTGGACTTCCATGCGCTGCTGCTGTTTCTGATCGTCTTCGCCTGGACGCCGCCGCATTTTTGGGCGCTGGCGATATACCGGCTGGAGGACTACGCTAACGCCCGCGTCCCCATGCTCCCGGTGACGCACGGGGTGGCCTTTACCCGCCTGCATATCCTGTTGTACACCGTGCTCACGGCGGTGGTCAGCCTGTTCCCGGTGCTGACCTACCTGAGCGGCATGTTCTATCTGGCGGTAGCCGTGCCCCTGGGCGGCGGCTTCCTGTATCTGGCGTGGCGCATCCGGCGCGAAGACGACAAGCGGGCGCCCATGCGCCTGTTTTCCTACTCCATCTACTACCTGCTGCTATTGTTTGCCGCCCTGCTGATTGACCACTACCTGCCGTGGCCCGTGGGCGCCGCCGCCCCGCTGGCGCCCGCCCCCGGCGATGTTTTTTGA